In Dissulfuribacter thermophilus, one genomic interval encodes:
- a CDS encoding NAD(P)-binding domain-containing protein — protein MEQANLVIIGAGPAGIATAVEAKEVGIENVILLEKKGHICDTVVSLYHEGKRVDPVYRKVKVEPLGKLSFETECREEFLERMKKVVEDHKLDIRYWNEAQKIKILEDSFIVQTGGELEVKAPIVVVAIGVFGKPVKPSYPIPKEIKNKVFFALPKEPLKGKKILVVGGGDTAAETACFLSNDNSVDLSYRREKFFRINPTNMCSLEGCCDAGKINLLMGTDIEGLEGKGDRILVHFKDGKGQEYDAVFYCLGGMTPRTFLEGVGVEFEGNKPKIDEYGETNIPRLFLVGDLALLKGSIMAAFNTGKKTIDGIVKKYKDVVGLTT, from the coding sequence ATGGAACAGGCGAATTTGGTGATAATCGGAGCTGGACCTGCAGGCATTGCCACTGCAGTTGAGGCTAAAGAGGTTGGGATTGAAAACGTAATCCTTTTAGAAAAAAAGGGACACATTTGTGATACAGTGGTAAGCCTATACCACGAGGGGAAAAGGGTGGATCCAGTCTATAGAAAAGTGAAGGTAGAACCTCTAGGAAAACTCTCTTTTGAAACAGAATGTAGAGAAGAATTCTTAGAGCGTATGAAAAAAGTGGTCGAAGACCATAAACTCGATATACGCTACTGGAACGAGGCCCAGAAAATAAAGATACTAGAGGATTCGTTCATAGTCCAAACAGGCGGTGAGCTTGAAGTTAAGGCCCCAATAGTAGTAGTTGCTATTGGGGTTTTTGGTAAACCTGTAAAGCCAAGTTATCCAATTCCAAAAGAGATAAAAAACAAGGTCTTCTTTGCCCTTCCAAAAGAACCCCTAAAAGGAAAGAAGATACTAGTTGTAGGGGGAGGAGACACTGCGGCTGAAACCGCTTGCTTCTTGTCAAATGACAATTCCGTTGATCTATCCTACAGAAGAGAAAAATTCTTCAGAATCAATCCCACCAACATGTGTAGCCTGGAAGGATGTTGCGATGCAGGAAAGATCAACCTCTTGATGGGGACAGACATTGAGGGATTAGAAGGGAAAGGAGACAGGATTTTAGTACATTTCAAAGATGGAAAAGGCCAAGAATATGACGCTGTCTTTTACTGTTTAGGCGGAATGACTCCAAGGACATTCCTCGAGGGGGTTGGGGTGGAATTTGAGGGCAATAAGCCCAAGATCGATGAGTATGGAGAGACCAATATTCCAAGGCTTTTTCTAGTTGGAGATCTTGCACTCTTAAAAGGCAGCATCATGGCGGCATTTAACACTGGGAAAAAGACTATTGATGGAATAGTCAAAAAATACAAAGATGTTGTAGGACTTACAACTTAA
- the surE gene encoding 5'/3'-nucleotidase SurE produces the protein MNILLTNDDGIHAHGLCALYEALREDFNLYVIAPDAERSAVGHAITLVDPLRVRKIKRNGHHFGWAINGTPADCVKLGIHEIIREDIDFVVSGINIGANVGINILYSGTVSAATEAAILGIPSMAISLNTLKDPDFCTAAFVSLKLVKWATAISFPKGIALNVNIPAVPPNKIRGFKWVKQGLSPYKEEFDKRIDPRGNVYYWQASQKIAVIEGEDVDSIALNNGFITITPLKYDLTSYEHLGNFELPNTFDSLDETELLI, from the coding sequence ATGAACATACTTCTAACGAATGATGATGGCATTCATGCCCATGGATTATGTGCCCTTTATGAGGCATTAAGAGAAGATTTCAATTTATATGTAATTGCCCCCGACGCTGAAAGAAGCGCAGTCGGACATGCCATAACCCTTGTAGACCCATTACGAGTACGGAAAATTAAGAGAAACGGTCATCACTTTGGTTGGGCTATCAATGGTACACCTGCTGACTGCGTAAAATTGGGCATACATGAGATTATAAGAGAGGATATTGATTTTGTTGTATCTGGTATCAATATTGGTGCAAATGTTGGTATAAATATTTTATATTCAGGAACTGTTTCTGCCGCCACAGAAGCGGCCATACTCGGAATACCATCCATGGCTATTTCTTTAAATACATTGAAAGATCCTGATTTTTGTACTGCAGCATTTGTTTCACTAAAACTCGTGAAATGGGCAACAGCTATTTCATTTCCAAAAGGCATAGCATTAAATGTAAATATACCAGCTGTGCCACCAAATAAAATACGTGGTTTCAAATGGGTAAAGCAAGGCCTTTCGCCATATAAAGAAGAATTTGATAAGAGAATAGATCCAAGAGGAAATGTTTATTATTGGCAAGCCAGTCAAAAAATTGCAGTAATTGAAGGAGAGGATGTTGATAGTATTGCTCTAAATAATGGATTTATTACTATCACTCCATTAAAATATGATCTAACATCCTATGAACATTTAGGAAATTTTGAGCTTCCAAATACTTTTGATTCTCTTGATGAAACAGAATTGTTAATCTAG
- a CDS encoding helix-turn-helix domain-containing protein — translation MARKRNRPYNVEDVKFVYENYAEMTAQEIAEERGLSKFQVAKIVSELRKKGIPIPKKTAKRKNPVDAFIEQLKGKKGKK, via the coding sequence ATGGCAAGAAAAAGGAACAGACCTTATAATGTTGAAGATGTTAAATTTGTCTATGAAAATTATGCTGAAATGACTGCTCAGGAAATTGCTGAAGAGAGAGGACTCAGCAAGTTTCAAGTCGCAAAGATTGTCTCAGAACTTCGAAAGAAAGGTATTCCAATACCTAAGAAGACAGCAAAACGCAAAAATCCAGTGGATGCCTTTATAGAGCAGTTAAAGGGAAAAAAAGGGAAAAAATAG